The following proteins are co-located in the Lagenorhynchus albirostris chromosome 2, mLagAlb1.1, whole genome shotgun sequence genome:
- the CELSR2 gene encoding cadherin EGF LAG seven-pass G-type receptor 2 isoform X3 → MRSPAARAPLPTPLPLLLLLLPPLLGDQVGPCRSLGPGGRGSSGACAPVGWLCPASSSNLWLYTSRCRDAGTELTGHLVPHHDGLRVWCPESGAHIPLPPAPEGCPWSCRLLGVGGHLSPQGKLALPHEHLCLKAPRLRCQSCKLVQTPGFRAGESSAEASMGGRRKRNVNTAPQFQPPSYQATVPENQPAGTPVASLRAIDPDEGEAGRLEYTMDALFDSRSNHFFSLDPITGAVTTAEELDRETKSTHVFRVTAQDHGMPRRSALATLTILVTDTNDHDPVFEQQEYKESLRENLEVGYEVLTVRATDGDAPPNANILYRLLEGPGGSPSEVFEIDPRSGVIRTRGPVDREEVESYQLTVEASDQGRDPGPRSATAAVFLSVEDDNDNAPQFSEKRYVVQVREDVTPGAPVLRVTASDRDKGSNALVHYSIMSGNARGQFYLDAQTGALDVVSPLDYETTKEYTLRVRAQDGGRPPLSNVSGLVTVQVLDINDNAPIFVSTPFQATVLESVPLGYLVLHVQAIDADAGDNARLEYRLAGVGHDFPFTINNGTGWISVAAELDREEVDFYSFGVEARDHGTPALTASASVSVTILDVNDNNPTFTQPEYTVRLNEDAAVGTSVVTVSAVDRDAHSVITYQITSGNTRNRFSITSQSGGGLVSLALPLDYKLERQYVLAVTASDGTRQDTAQVVVNVTDANTHRPVFQSSHYTVNINEDRPAGTTVVLISATDEDTGENARITYFMEDSIPQFRIDADTGAVTTQAELDYEDQVSYTLAITARDNGIPQKSDTTYLEILVNDVNDNAPQFLRDSYEGSVYEDVPPFTSVLQISATDRDSGLNGRVFYTFQGGDDGDGDFIVESTSGIVRTLRRLDRENVAQYALRAYAVDKGMPPARTPMDVTVAVLDVNDNPPVFEQDEFDVFVEENSPIGLAVARVTATDPDEGTNAQIMYQIVEGNIPEVFQLDIFSGELTALVDLDYEDRPEYILVIQATSAPLVSRATVHVRLLDRNDNPPVLGNFEILFNNYVTNRSSSFPGGAIGRVPAHDPDISDSLTYSFERGNELSLVLLNASTGELRLSRALDNNRPLEAIMSVLVSDGVHSVTAQCALRVTIITDEMLTHSITLRLEDMSPERFLSPLLGLFIQAVAATLATPPDHVVVFNVQRDTDAPGGHILNVSLSVGQPPGPGGGPPFLPSEDLQERLYLNRSLLTAISAQRVLPFDDNICLREPCENYMRCVSVLRFDSSAPFIASSSVLFRPIHPVGGLRCRCPPGFTGDYCETEVDLCYSRPCGSHGRCRSREGGYTCLCRDGYTGEHCEVSARSGRCTPGVCKNGGTCVNLLVGGFKCDCPSGDFEKPFCQVTTRSFPARSFITFRGLRQRFHFTLALSFATKERDGLLLYNGRFNEKHDFVALEVIQEQVQLTFSAGESTTTVSPFVSGGVSDGQWHTVQLKYYNKPLLGQTGLPQGPSEQKVAVVTVDGCDTGVALRFGAVLGNYSCAAQGTQGGSKKSLDLTGPLLLGGVPDLPESFPVRTRHFVGCMRNLQVDSRHVDMADFIANNGTVPGCSAKKNVCDSNTCHNGGTCVNQWDAFSCECPLGFGGKSCAQEMANPQRFLGSSLVAWHGLSLPISQPWHLSLMFRTRQADGVLLQAVTRGRSTITLQLQEGHVVLSVEGTGLQASSLRLEPGRANDGDWHHAQLALGASGGPGHAILSFDYGQQRAEGNLGPRLHGLHLSNITVGGVPGPASGVARGFRGCLQGVRVSETSEGISSLDPSRGESINVEPGCSLPDPCDSNPCPANSYCSDDWDSYSCSCDPGYYGDNCTNVCDLNPCEHQSVCTRKPSDPHGYICKCPPNYLGPYCETRIDQPCPRGWWGHPTCGPCNCDVSKGFDPDCNKTSGECHCKENHYRPPGSPACLLCDCYPTGSLSRVCDPEDGQCPCKPGVIGRQCDRCDNPFAEVTTNGCEVNYDSCPRAIEAGIWWPRTRFGLPAAAPCPKGSFGTAVRHCDEHRGWLPPNLFNCTSVTFSELKGFAERLQRNESGLDSGRSQRLALLLRNATQHTAGYFGSDVKVAYQLAARLLAHESTQRGFGLSATQDVHFTENLLQVGSALLDAANKRHWELIQQTEGGTAWLLQHYEAYASALAQNMRHTYLSPFTIVTPNIVISVVRLDKGNFAGAKLPRYEALRGERPPDLETTVILPESVFRETPPMVRPAGLGEAQEPEELARRQRRHPELSQGEAVASVIIYRTLAGLLPHNYDPDKRSLRVPKRPVINTPVVSISVHDDEELLPRALDKPVTVQFRLLETEERTKPICVFWNHSILVSGTGGWSARGCEVVFRNESHVSCQCNHMTSFAVLMDVSRRENGEILPLKTLTYVALGVTLAALLLTFLFLTILRALRSNQHGIQRNLTAALGLAQLVFLLGINQADLPFACTVIAILLHFLYLCTFSWALLEALHLYRALTEVRDVNAGPMRFYYMLGWGVPAFITGLAVGLDPEGYGNPDFCWLSIYDTLIWSFAGPVAFAVSMSVFLYILAARASCAAQRQGFEKKGPVLGLRPSFAVLLLLSATWLLALLSVNSDTLLFHYLFAASNCIQGPFIFLSYVVLSKEVRKALKFACSRKPSPDPALTTKSTLTSSYNCPSPYADGRLYQPYGDSAGSLHSASRSGKSQPSYIPFLLREESTLNPGQGPPGLGNPGGLFLEGQDQQHDPDTDSDSDLSLEDDQSGSYASTHSSDSEEEEEEEEAEATFPGEPGWDSLLGPGAERLPLHSTPKDGGLGSGKAPWPGDFGIAAKDSGGNGASEERPRENGDALPREGSLGPLPGPSAQPHKGILKKKCLPTISEKSSLLRLPLEQGTGSSRGSSASEGSRGGPPPRPPPRQSLQEQLNGVMPIAMSIKAGTVDEDSSGSEG, encoded by the exons ATGCGGAGCCCGGCGGCCCGCGCCCCACTTCCAACACCACTGCCGCTGCTACTGCTCCTGCTGCCGCCACTACTGGGAGACCAGGTGGGGCCCTGTCGTTCCCTGGGGCCCGGGGGACGCGGTTCCTCGGGGGCCTGCGCTCCCGTGGGCTGGCTCTGTCCAGCCTCATCCTCGAACCTCTGGCTCTACACCAGCCGCTGCAGGGATGCGGGGACGGAACTGACTGGCCATCTGGTGCCCCACCATGATGGTCTGAGGGTCTGGTGTCCAGAATCCGGGGCCCACATCCCCTTGCCGCCAGCGCCCGAAGGCTGCCCCTGGAGCTGTCGTCTTCTGGGCGTTGGAGGCCACCTTTCCCCACAGGGCAAACTTGCCCTGCCCCATGAGCACCTGTGCTTAAAGGCCCCACGGCTGAGATGCCAGTCCTGTAAGCTGGTGCAGACCCCAGGGTTCAGGGCAGGGGAAAGCTCGGCAGAAGCGTCCATGGGTGGACGTCGGAAGAGGAATGTGAATACAGCCCCCCAGTTTCAGCCCCCCAGCTACCAGGCCACAGTGCCCGAGAACCAGCCAGCAGGTACCCCTGTGGCATCTCTGCGGGCCATCGACCCAGATGAGGGTGAGGCAGGTCGGCTTGAGTACACTATGGATGCCCTCTTCGATAGCCGCTCCAACCATTTCTTCTCCCTGGACCCAATAACCGGTGCAGTAACCACAGCCGAGGAGCTGGATCGTGAGACCAAGAGCACCCATGTCTTCAGAGTCACGGCGCAGGATCACGGCATGCCCCGACGCAGTGCCCTGGCCACGCTCACCATCTTGGTGACTGATACCAACGATCACGACCCTGTTTTTGAGCAGCAGGAGTACAAGGAGAGCCTCAGGGAGAACCTGGAGGTGGGCTATGAGGTGCTCACCGTCAGAGCCACAGATGGTGACGCCCCTCCCAATGCCAATATTCTGTACCGCCTGCTggaggggcctgggggcagcCCCTCTGAAGTCTTTGAGATTGACCCTCGCTCTGGGGTAATACGAACCCGTGGCCCTGTGGATCGGGAAGAGGTGGAATCCTACCAGTTGACAGTGGAAGCAAGTGATCAGGGTCGGGACCCCGGTCCACGGAGTGCCACAGCTGCTGTTTTCCTGTCTGTGGAGGATGATAATGACAATGCCCCCCAGTTCAGCGAGAAGCGCTATGTGGTCCAGGTGCGGGAGGACGTGACCCCAGGAGCTCCGGTACTCCGGGTCACAGCCTCGGATAGAGACAAGGGCAGCAATGCCCTGGTGCATTACAGCATCATGAGTGGCAACGCGCGGGGACAGTTTTACTTAGATGCCCAGACTGGGGCTCTGGACGTGGTGAGCCCTCTTGACTATGAGACGACCAAGGAATACACCCTACGGGTTCGAGCACAGGATGGCGGCCGCCCCCCTCTCTCCAACGTCTCCGGCTTGGTGACAGTGCAGGTCCTGGATATCAATGACAATGCTCCCATCTTCGTCAGCACCCCCTTCCAGGCTACTGTCCTGGAGAGTGTCCCCTTAGGCTACCTGGTTCTCCATGTCCAGGCCATCGATGCTGATGCTGGTGACAATGCCCGCCTGGAATACCGCCTTGCGGGGGTGGGGCATGACTTCCCCTTCACCATCAACAATGGCACAGGCTGGATCTCCGTGGCTGCTGAGCTGGACCGGGAAGAGGTTGACTTCTACAGCTTTGGAGTAGAAGCCCGCGACCATGGCACCCCAGCACTCACTGCCTCGGCCAGTGTCAGCGTGACCATCCTGGATGTCAATGACAATAACCCGACCTTTACCCAACCAGAGTACACGGTGCGGCTCAACGAGGATGCGGCCGTGGGCACCAGCGTGGTGACGGTGTCGGCCGTGGACCGTGATGCCCACAGTGTCATCACCTACCAGATCACCAGCGGCAACACCCGAAACCGCTTCTCCATCACCAGCCAGAGTGGGGGGGGGCTGGTGTCCCTCGCCCTGCCGCTGGACTACAAGCTGGAGCGGCAGTACGTGCTGGCTGTTACTGCCTCCGATGGCACACGACAGGACACAGCACAAGTGGTGGTGAACGTCACCGACGCTAACACCCATCGTCCCGTGTTTCAGAGCTCTCACTACACGGTGAATATTAATGAGGACCGGCCAGCAGGCACCACGGTGGTGCTGATCAGTGccacagatgaggacacaggtGAGAATGCCCGCATCACCTACTTTATGGAGGACAGCATCCCTCAGTTCCGCATCGATGCAGATACAGGTGCTGTCACCACCCAGGCCGAGCTGGATTATGAGGACCAGGTGTCCTACACCCTGGCTATCACTGCCCGGGACAATGGCATTCCCCAGAAGTCTGACACCACCTACCTTGAGATCCTGGTGAATGATGTGAATGACAATGCCCCTCAGTTTCTGCGGGACTCCTACGAGGGCAGTGTCTATGAGGATGTGCCCCCCTTCACCAGTGTCCTGCAGATCTCGGCCACTGACCGTGACTCTGGCCTTAACGGCAGGGTCTTCTACACCTTCCAAGGAGGCGATGATGGAGATGGTGACTTTATCGTAGAGTCCACGTCAGGCATTGTGCGAACACTGCGGAGGCTGGATCGTGAAAATGTGGCCCAGTACGCCTTGCGGGCATATGCAGTGGACAAGGGGATGCCTCCAGCTCGCACGCCCATGGACGTGACGGTCGCTGTGTTGGATGTGAACGACAATCCACCTGTTTTTGAGCAGGATGAGTTTGATGTGTTTGTTGAAGAGAACAGCCCCATTGGGCTGGCTGTGGCCCGCGTCACAGCCACGGACCCTGACGAAGGCACTAATGCCCAGATCATGTACCAGATCGTGGAGGGCAACATCCCTGAGGTCTTCCAGCTGGACATCTTCTCTGGGGAGCTGACCGCTCTGGTGGACTTGGACTACGAGGACCGGCCTGAATACATCCTGGTCATCCAGGCCACGTCGGCTCCCCTGGTGAGCCGGGCTACAGTGCACGTCCGCCTGCTTGACCGCAATGACAACCCACCGGTGCTGGGCAACTTTGAGATCCTTTTCAACAACTACGTCACCAACCGCTCGAGCAGCTTCCCCGGGGGTGCCATCGGCCGGGTGCCTGCCCACGACCCTGACATCTCCGACAGCCTGACTTACAGCTTCGAGCGGGGAAACGAACTCAGCCTGGTCCTGCTCAACGCGTCCACGGGCGAGCTGAGGCTGAGTCGGGCACTGGACAACAACCGACCTCTGGAGGCCATCATGAGCGTGCTGGTGTCAG ATGGCGTGCACAGTGTGACCGCTCAGTGCGCACTGCGCGTCACCATCATTACCGACGAGATGCTCACGCACAGCATCACGCTGCGCCTGGAGGACATGTCGCCTGAGCGCTTCCTGTCGCCCCTACTGGGTCTCTTCATCCAGGCCGTGGCCGCCACGCTGGCCACACCCCCAGACCACGTGGTGGTCTTCAACGTGCAGCGGGACACGGACGCCCCAGGCGGCCACATCCTCAATGTGAGCCTGTCGGTGGGCCAGCCGCCAGGGCCCGGGGGCGggcctcccttcctgccttctgAGGACCTGCAGGAGCGCCTGTACCTCAACCGCAGTCTGCTCACGGCCATCTCGGCGCAGCGCGTGCTGCCCTTCGACGACAACATCTGCCTGCGCGAGCCCTGCGAGAACTACATGCGCTGCGTGTCGGTGCTGCGCTTCGACTCCTCCGCGCCCTTCATCGCCTCCTCCTCCGTGCTCTTCCGGCCCATTCACCCAGTCGGGGGGCTGCGCTGCCGCTGCCCGCCTGGCTTCACGGGCGACTACTGCGAGACGGAGGTGGACCTCTGCTACTCGCGGCCCTGCGGCTCCCACGGCCGCTGCCGCAGCCGTGAAGGCGGCTACACCTGCCTCTGCCGCGATGGCTACACCG GTGAGCACTGTGAGGTGAGTGCCCGCTCAGGCCGTTGCACCCCGGGTGTCTGCAAGAATGGGGGCACCTGTGTCAACCTGCTGGTGGGCGGCTTCAAGTGCGACTGCCCATCCGGAGACTTTGAGAAGCCCTTCTGCCAGGTGACCACGCGCAGCTTCCCCGCCCGCTCCTTCATCACCTTCCGGGGCCTACGCCAGCGCTTCCACTTCACCCTGGCCCTCTC GTTTGCCACCAAGGAGCGTGATGGGCTGCTGTTGTACAATGGGCGCTTCAACGAGAAGCATGACTTTGTGGCCCTCGAGGTGATCCAGGAGCAGGTCCAGCTCACCTTCTCTGCAG GGGAGTCGACCACCACCGTGTCCCCGTTCGTGTCCGGAGGGGTCAGTGACGGCCAGTGGCACACAGTGCAGCTGAAGTACTACAATAAG CCGCTGTTGGGTCAGACAGGGCTCCCGCAGGGCCCATCCGAGCAGAAGGTGGCTGTGGTGACCGTGGATGGCTGTGACACAGGGGTGGCCCTGCGCTTCGGAGCTGTGCTGGGCAACTACTCCTGCGCTGCCCAGGGCACCCAGGGTGGCAGCAAGAA GTCTCTGGACCTGACAGGGCCCCTGCTGCTGGGCGGGGTGCCTGACCTTCCTGAGAGCTTCCCTGTCCGAACCCGGCACTTCGTGGGCTGCATGAGGAACCTGCAGGTGGACAGCCGCCATGTCGACATGGCCGACTTCATTGCCAACAACGGCACCGTGCCCG GCTGCTCTGCCAAGAAGAACGTGTGTGACAGCAACACTTGCCACAATGGGGGCACCTGTGTGAACCAGTGGGATGCCTTCAGCTGCGAGTGCCCTCTGGGCTTCGGGGGCAAGAGCTGTGCCCAGG AAATGGCCAACCCGCAGCGCTTCCTGGGCAGCAGCCTGGTGGCCTGGCATGGCCTCTCGCTGCCCATCTCTCAGCCCTGGCACCTCAGCCTCATGTTCCGCACACGCCAGGCCGACGGCGTCCTGCTGCAGGCTGTCACCAGGGGCCGCAGCACCATCACCCTGCAG CTTCAGGAGGGCCACGTGGTGCTGAGCGTGGAGGGCACCGGACTCCAGGCCTCGTCTCTCCGGCTGGAGCCAGGCCGGGCCAATGATGGCGACTGGCACCATGCACAGCTGGCACTGGGAGCCAGTGGGGGCCCCGGCCACGCCATCCTGTCCTTCGACTATGGGCAGCAGCGGGCAGAGGGCAACCTGGGCCCCCGGCTGCATGGGCTACACCTGAGCAACATTACCGTTGGGGGAGTGCCTGGGCCGGCCAGTGGTGTGGCCCGTGGCTTCCGGGGCTGTTTGCAG GGTGTTCGGGTAAGCGAGACGTCCGAGGGTATTAGCAGTCTGGATCCCAGCCGTGGGGAAAGCATCAATGTGGAGCCAGGCTGTAGCCTGCCAGACCCCTgtgactcgaacccatgtcctgcCAACAGCTATTGCAGTGACGACTGGGACAGCTATTCCTGCAGCTGCGATCCAG GTTACTATGGTGACAACTGTACTAACGTGTGTGACCTGAACCCATGTGAGCATCAGTCCGTGTGTACCCGAAAGCCCAGTGACCCCCATGGCTATATCTGCAAGTGTCCCCCAAATTACCTTGGGCCATACTGTGAGACCAG GATTGACCAGCCTTGCCCCCGAGGCTGGTGGGGACACCCCACATGCGGCCCATGCAACTGTGACGTCAGCAAAGGCTTCGATCCGGATTGCAACAAGACAAGCGGCGAGTGCCACTGCAAG gagaaCCACTACCGGCCCCCTGGCAGCCCCGCCTGCCTGCTGTGTGACTGCTACCCCACGGGCTCTCTGTCCCGAGTCTGTGACCCTGAGGATGGCCAGTGTCCATGCAAGCCAGGTGTCATTGGGCGCCAGTGTGATCGCTGTGACAACCCTTTTGCTGAGGTCACCACCAACGGCTGTGAAG TGAATTATGACAGCTGCCCACGGGCCATCGAGGCTGGGATCTGGTGGCCCCGTACCCGCTTCGGGCTGCCTgctgctgccccctgccccaaAGGCTCCTTTG GGACTGCTGTGCGCCACTGTGACGAGCACAGAGGGTGGCTCCCCCCAAACCTCTTCAACTGCACATCAGTCACCTTCTCAGAGCTGAAGGGCTTT GCTGAGCGGCTGCAGCGAAACGAGTCAGGCCTGGACTCGGGGCGCTCCCAGCGGCTGGCCCTGCTTCTGCGTAACGCTACCCAACACACGGCTGGCTACTTCGGAAGTGACGTCAAGGTGGCCTACCAGCTGGCCGCTCGGCTACTGGCCCACGAGAGCACCCAGCGAGGCTTCGGGTTGTCCGCCACACAGGATGTGCACTTCACCGAG AATCTGCTGCAGGTGGGCAGCGCCCTCCTGGATGCAGCCAACAAGCGGCACTGGGAGCTGATCCAGCAGACAGAGGGTGGCACCGCTTGGCTGCTCCAGCACTATGAGGCCTACGCCAGTGCCCTGGCCCAGAACATGCGGCACACCTACCTAAGCCCCTTCACCATCGTCACGCCCAACATTG TCATCTCTGTAGTTCGCCTGGACAAGGGGAACTTCGCTGGGGCCAAGCTGCCCCGCTACGAGGCGCTGAGAGGGGAGCGGCCCCCGGACCTTGAGACAACGGTCATTCTGCCTGAGTCCGTCTTCAGAG AAACGCCCCCCATGGTCAGGCCTGCGGGCCTTGGAGAGGCCCAGGAGCCAGAGGAGCTGGCACGGCGTCAGCGGCGGCACCCGGAGCTGAGTCAGGGTGAGGCGGTGGCCAGTGTCATCATCTACCGCACCCTGGCTGGGCTACTGCCCCATAACTACGACCCAGACAAGCGCAGCCTGAG AGTTCCCAAACGCCCTGTCATCAACACGCCCGTGGTGAGCATCAGCGTCCATGACGATGAGGAGCTTCTGCCCCGTGCTTTGGACAAGCCAGTCACGGTGCAGTTCCGGCTGCTGGAGACGGAGGAGCGGACGAAGCCCATCTGTGTCTTCTGGAACCATTCGATCCT GGTCAGTGGCACAGGTGGCTGGTCAGCCCGAGGCTGCGAAGTCGTCTTCCGCAACGAGAGCCACGTCAGCTGCCAGTGCAACCACATGACGAGCTTCGCTGTGCTCATGGACGTGTCCAGGCGGGAG AATGGGGAGATCCTGCCACTGAAGACACTGACCTATGTGGCCCTAGGGGTCACCTTGGCTGCCCTACTGCTCACTTTCCTCTTCCTCACTATTCTGCGTGCCCTGCGCTCCAACCAGCACGGCATCCAACGGAACCTGACTGCCGCCCTGGGCCTAGCTCAGCTGGTCTTCCTCCTGGGAATCAACCAGGCTGACCTCCCT TTTGCCTGCACAGTCATCGCCATCCTGCTGCACTTCCTGTACCTCTGCACCTTTTCCTGGGCTCTGCTGGAGGCCTTGCACCTGTACCGGGCGCTCACCGAGGTGCGCGACGTCAATGCCGGCCCCATGCGCTTCTACTACATGCTAGGCTGGGGTGTGCCCGCCTTCATCACAG GTCTAGCCGTGGGCCTGGACCCGGAAGGCTATGGGAACCCTGACTTCTGCTGGCTCTCCATCTACGATACGCTCATCTGGAGTTTTGCTGGCCCCGTGGCCTTTGCTGTCTCG ATGAGTGTCTTCCTGTACATCCTGGCGGCCCGGGCGTCCTGTGCTGCCCAGCGGCAGGGCTTTGAGAAGAAAGGCCCTGT cttgGGCCTGCGGCCCTCCTTCGCTGTCCTCCTGCTGCTGAGCGCCACGTGGCTACTGGCACTGCTGTCTGTCAACAGTGACACCCTCCTCTTCCACTACCTCTTTGCTGCTTCCAATTGCATCCAG GGCCCCTTCATCTTCCTCTCCTATGTGGTGCTTAGCAAGGAGGTCCGGAAAGCACTCAAGTTTGCCTGCAGCCGCAAGCCCAGCCCTGACCCTGCTCTGACCACCAAGTCCACTCTGACCTCG TCCTACAACTGCCCCAGCCCCTATGCAGATGGAAGGCTTTACCAGCCCTACGGAGACTCAGCAGGCTCTCTGCACAGCGCCAGCCGCTCGGGCAAGAGTCAGCCCAGCTACATCCCCTTCTTGCTGAG GGAGGAGTCCACGCTGAACCCTGGCCAAGGGCCCCCTGGCCTGGGGAACCCTGGTGGCCTATTCCTGGAAGGTCAAGACCAGCAGCATG ATCCAGACACAGACTCTGACAGTGACCTGTCCCTGGAAGATGACCAGAGTGGCTCCTATGCCTCTACCCACTCATCAGATagtgaggaggaggaagaggaggaagaggcggAGGCCACCTTCCCTGGAGAGCCGGGCTGGGACAgcctgctggggcctggggcggAGAGACTGCCCCTGCACAGTACCCCCAAGG ATGGGGGCCTGGGGTCCGGGAAGGCCCCCTGGCCAGGAGACTTTGGGATCGCAGCAAAGGACAGTGGTGGAAATGGGGCTTCTGAGGAGCGGCCGCGGGAGAATGGAGATGCCCTGCCTCGGGAGGGGTCCCTGGGTCCCCTTCCAGGCCCTTCTGCCCAACCTCACAAAG GCATCCTCAAGAAGAAGTGTCTGCCCACCATCAGTGAGAAGAGCAGCCTCCTACGGCTACCCCTGGAGCAGGGCACAGGGTCTTCCCGGGGCTCCTCAGCCAGCGAGGGCAGCCGGGGTgggccccctccccgccctccacCCCGGCAGAGCCTCCAGGAGCAGCTGAACGGGGTCATGCCCATCGCCATGAGCATCAAGGCAGGCACGGTGGATGAGGACTCGTCAGGCTCCGA AGGATAG